One genomic segment of Sminthopsis crassicaudata isolate SCR6 chromosome 4, ASM4859323v1, whole genome shotgun sequence includes these proteins:
- the NPTX1 gene encoding neuronal pentraxin-1 — translation MPGGIPWCFVVLFAVCLECLAQNFGQTRFICTSVPVDMDMCTSVQSSGSAEDLKTNVLQLRETVLQQKETIMNQKETIRELTTKLGRCESQSLLESGPNEAKPGSGRKQTGSGKNTMGDLSRTPAAETLSQLGQTLQSLKTRLENLEQYSRLNSSSQTNSLKDMLQNKIDDLEKQVLSRVNSLEEGKLNPKNETEERVKIESTLTSLHQRISDLEKGQKDNRPGDKFQLTFPLRTNYMYAKVKKSLPEMYAFTICMWLKSNASPGVGTPFSYAVPGQANELVLIEWGNNPMEILINDKVAKLPFVINDGKWHHICITWTTRDGVWEAYQDGTQGGNGENLAPYHPIKPQGVLVLGQEQDTLGGGFDATQAFVGELAHFNIWDRKLTSGEIYNLATCSTKALSGNVIAWAETNIDIYGGATKWTFEACRQIN, via the exons ATGCCGGGCGGTATCCCGTGGTGCTTCGTGGTCCTCTTCGCCGTGTGCCTGGAATGCCTGGCCCAGAATTTCGGGCAGACCCGTTTTATCTGCACTTCGGTGCCGGTAGATATGGACATGTGTACCTCGGTTCAGAGCAGCGGCAGCGCTGAGGACCTCAAGACCAATGTGTTACAGCTTCGTGAGACGGTGCTGCAACAGAAGGAAACCATTATGAACCAGAAGGAGACTATTAGGGAACTGACCACCAAACTGGGCAGGTGTGAAAGTCAGAGTTTGCTGGAGAGCGGACCCAATGAAGCCAAGCCTGGATCGGGCAGAAAACAGACAGGCTCCGGGAAAAATACCATGGGGGATCTGTCCAGAACCCCTGCTGCGGAGACTCTCAGTCAACTCGGGCAAACTTTGCAGTCTCTCAAAACCAGGCTAGAGAACCTTGAG CAGTACAGTAGACTCAATTCTTCAAGCCAGACCAACAGCCTTAAGGACATGTTGCAGAACAAGATCGATGACCTAGAGAAGCAAGTTTTGTCTCGGGTGAATAGTCTGGAGGAAGGGAAGTTGAATCCCAAGAATGAGACTGAGGAGAGGGTCAAGATAGAGAGCACTCTAACATCCCTCCACCAAAGGATCAGTGATCTGGAGAAAG GTCAGAAAGACAACAGGCCTGGGGACAAGTTCCAGCTCACATTCCCACTTCGAACCAACTACATGTATGCCAAGGTGAAAAAAAGTCTTCCAGAAATGTATGCCTTCACTATCTGCATGTGGCTAAAATCAAACGCCTCCCCTGGAGTAGGGACTCCATTTTCCTATGCTGTACCAGGCCAGGCTAATGAACTAGTCCTGATTGAATGGGGGAATAACCCAATGGAGATCCTCATAAATGACAAG GTTGCCAAGCTACCCTTTGTTATCAACGATGGTAAATGGCATCACATCTGTATCACATGGACTACTAGGGATGGTGTCTGGGAGGCCTACCAGGATGGTACTCAAGGAGGCAATGGAGAGAACCTGGCACCCTATCACCCAATCAAACCACAGGGTGTGCTCGTGTTGGGCCAAGAGCAG GATACTTTGGGTGGTGGGTTCGATGCCACACAAGCTTTTGTTGGTGAACTGGCTCATTTCAACATCTGGGATCGAAAACTCACTTCTGGGGAGATCTATAACTTGGCCACCTGCAGCACCAAAGCTCTGTCTGGGAACGTCATTGCCTGGGCTGAGACCAACATTGACATCTATGGCGGGGCCACCAAGTGGACATTTGAAGCTTGTCGTCAGATCAACTAA